One window of the Acidobacteriota bacterium genome contains the following:
- a CDS encoding helix-turn-helix transcriptional regulator: MIQGLYEITKQSDSMTLPEKIKHHRKLRGWAQAELAKRLGVHTNHVCRLEGGRFQPSIELLKKLTQEFEVSADYLLNDQEEQMAPLQAEDQAVAERVRLINTLEPRERDSLLNILDALLTKKKVFDMVARETQPIAH; this comes from the coding sequence CAAGGACTTTATGAAATTACCAAACAGAGTGATTCCATGACGCTCCCAGAAAAAATCAAGCATCACCGAAAACTACGTGGCTGGGCGCAGGCTGAACTGGCGAAACGGTTAGGCGTGCATACCAATCATGTTTGTCGTCTGGAAGGCGGGCGTTTTCAACCGTCGATTGAGTTACTTAAAAAACTGACTCAGGAATTTGAAGTGTCGGCGGATTACCTGCTCAACGACCAGGAAGAACAAATGGCACCGCTCCAGGCGGAAGACCAGGCCGTGGCGGAACGGGTGCGACTGATTAACACCTTGGAACCACGTGAACGGGATTCATTGCTGAATATTTTGGACGCCTTGCTGACCAAGAAAAAAGTATTTGATATGGTGGCCAGAGAAACCCAGCCAATTGCCCATTAA